In Nocardioides bizhenqiangii, the DNA window ACATCCGCATGTTGCGCTCGAGCAGCCAGCGGTAGACGCGCTCGAACTCCTCGTCCGGGCGGCGGCACACGAAGGCGTGGACGCCGAGCGCGTGCGGGCCGATGTCGAGCCGCACCGGCGTCTGCTGCTTGCGCTCGCCGGGAAGGGAGAACGTGAACACCCCGGGCGCGGGCTCGTCGTGCTCGATCTCCGACTCGGCGAGATGCTGGCGTACGACGTCGGCGGGCTGTTGATCCACGCCGCTCAGCCTGCCACGGCCTCCATGAGCGAGCCGGCCCGCTGGTAGACGTCCAGCGTCTGCTCGGCCGTGGCGTCCCAGGAGAAGTGCCGGGCCTGGGCGATCGCACCGGCGGCGAGCCGGTCGCGGTAGGCCGGGTCGACGACGACAGGCTCGATGGCCCGCGCCCAGTCGGTCGGGTCGTGGCTGTCGACCAGAAGGCCGCTGCGCCCGTGGCGCACGACCGTCGTCAGGCCACCGACCGCGGCGGCGACGACAGGAGCGCCGGCGGCCTGCGCCTCGACGGCGACCAGGCCGAAGGACTCGTTGTAGGAGGGGACGGCGACGAGGGTGGCCGCGGAGTACCAGCCGGCGAGCTCGTCCTGGGGCACCGGGGGCACGAACCGCACCACGTCGGTGATGTCCAGCTCGTCGGCGAGGTTGGCGAGCGCGGTCGGCCGCTCGAGGCCGCTGCCGGAGGGACCGCCCACGATCGGGACCACCAGCCGCCGACGCAGCTCGGGCCGCAGCCGCAGCAGCTCGGCGGTCGCTTGCAGCAGGACGTCGGGCGCCTTGAGCGGCTGGATCCGACCGGCGAACAGGAGCACGAGGGCATCGGCGGGGATGCCGCGGGCGGCACGAGCCGCGGCCTGGTCCTGGGGTCGGAAGAGAGCGGTGTCGACCCCCGGGTGGACGACCTCGACGCGGCCGGGGTCGGCGTCGTAGAGGTTGATCAGCTGCTTGGCCTCGATGTCGGTGTTGGCGATGAGCACGTCGGCGGCCTCGACCACCTGTTCCTCGCCGATCACGCGGGCGCCCGGCTCGGGGTTGTCGCCCGCGGCCAGTGCCTCGTTCTTGACCTTCGCCATGGTGTGCATCGAGTGCACGAGAGGCACGCCCCAGCGGTCGCGGGCCAGCGCGCCGACCTGGCCGGAGAGCCAGTAGTGCGAGTGGACGATGTCGTAGTGACCGAGCGGCTGGGCCGCCTCCGCGCGCAGCACTTCGCGGGCGAACACGCACAGCTGACCGGGCAGCTCGTCCTTGGTGAGCCCCTCGAAGGGTCCGGCATGGACGTTGGTCACCTGGACGCCGTCGGTCAGCGGGACCACGGGGTCGAGCAGGCTGCTGGTCGCCCGGGTGAAGATGTCCACCTCGATGCCGCGAGCAGCCAGCCGGCGCGCGACCTCGACGACGTAGACGTTCATGCCGCCCGCGTCGCCCGTGCCGGGCTGGTCGAGGGGTGAGGTGTGCAGACTGATCATCGCCATCCGGCGGATCTCCGTCATGGACGCCTCCTCGACACTCGCACCGGTCCGTAGCCGTCAACCAGCGCGCGTGGCCGTGCATTCCCGACTGCCGACTCGAGGCATGAGCCAAAGCGTCGACGAGCTGGTCATCCGTCGCTCACCCACGCGGCGCAGCACGCAGCGCACACAGGGTGCACGGGGCGGATCCAGGCTAGGACGCCTGCCAGGTCTCCAGGCCGGAGCGGCGGAGGGCGATGGTGCCGACGTCGACCCTGGCGCCACCGGCGACCTCGACCCAGCACGCGGCCTTCGCGTCCTCCACTCCGCAGAGGTACTGCGGCTCGACCTGCACCCGCGAGTCCTTGGCGTGGGTGGCGCACGGGTGGACGTAGATCGTGTAGCGACCGTCGACGAGTCCCTCCGCCGTCAACCGGCCGGCGACCGGGAGCCCCGCGATCGGCTCGAGGCTGCCGACCAGCTCGTCGGCGACCCTGCCGTCGCCGTCGAAGACCACGACGCAGATGTCGGACCGCTCAGCTGCTCCGAGCGGCCAGGCGACGGTCGCCTCGAGCGAGCCGCCGGACGCCGTTCCCGGCCCGGTGTCGGCAGCTGCCGCGGTGCCCCGCAGGGCGGGCGGCGGCGTCGGGGAGTCACCGCGCGGCACCAACGTCGCGACGC includes these proteins:
- the mshA gene encoding D-inositol-3-phosphate glycosyltransferase — its product is MTEIRRMAMISLHTSPLDQPGTGDAGGMNVYVVEVARRLAARGIEVDIFTRATSSLLDPVVPLTDGVQVTNVHAGPFEGLTKDELPGQLCVFAREVLRAEAAQPLGHYDIVHSHYWLSGQVGALARDRWGVPLVHSMHTMAKVKNEALAAGDNPEPGARVIGEEQVVEAADVLIANTDIEAKQLINLYDADPGRVEVVHPGVDTALFRPQDQAAARAARGIPADALVLLFAGRIQPLKAPDVLLQATAELLRLRPELRRRLVVPIVGGPSGSGLERPTALANLADELDITDVVRFVPPVPQDELAGWYSAATLVAVPSYNESFGLVAVEAQAAGAPVVAAAVGGLTTVVRHGRSGLLVDSHDPTDWARAIEPVVVDPAYRDRLAAGAIAQARHFSWDATAEQTLDVYQRAGSLMEAVAG